AGCATCCCGGTCATCAACGCGCTGACCGACAAATACCACCCCTGCCAGGCCATCGCCGACTACGCGACGCTGCTGGACAATAAAAAAACGCTCAAGGGGCTGACCTTGGCCTACATCGGCGACGGCAACAACGTGGCGCACTCGCTCATTCTGGGCGGCGCGTTGCTCGGCGTTTCGGTGGCGGTGGCAACGCCGAAAAATTACCGCCCCGCCGAGGACGTTTGGAAGACCGCGCTGGACATCGCCAAGAAAACAGGCGCGAAGCTGACGCTGACCGGCAAACCGGCCGAAGCCGCCAAAAACGCCGACGCGCTCTACACCGACGTATGGGTGAGCATGGGGCAGGAAGCCGAAACAAAAAAACGCCGCAATGATTTCGCGGGATACATCATCGACCAAGCGCTGCTGAAAAAGGCGGCGTCCGGCTGCATCGTGATGCACTGCCTGCCGGCCCACCGGGGCGAAGAGATCGCCGCCGACGTGATCGACGGCCCGCAATCCGTGGTCTTCGACCAAGCCGAGTACAAACTGCACGCCCAAAAGGCGGTGCTCAAACTATTTGTGGGAGATACATGACCGATGGCTGAAAAAGTTGTTCTCGCCTATTCCGGGGGGCTTGATACCTCCGTCATCCTGAAGTGGCTCAAGGAAGAGCGCGGTTACGATGTGGTGGCGTTCGCCGCCGACATCGGCCAGAAGGAAGAGCTGGGGGGCGTTCCCGCCAAGGCCAAGCGGACCGGCGCGTTGAAGTGCCTCATCAGCGACCTGCGCGAGGAATTCGCCAAAGACTTCATCTTCCCGATGCTGCGCGCGGGCGCGATCTACGAAGAACGCTACCTGCTGGGCACCTCCATCGCCCGCCCGCTCATCGCCAAGGAACAGGTGCGTATCGCCCTGAAGGAAAATGCCAATGCCGTGGCGCACGGCGCGACCGGCAAAGGGAACGATCAGGTACGCTTCGAGCTCACCTACGCCGCGCTGGCCCCGCAACTGAAAGTGGTGGCCCCGTGGCGCGAATGGGATTTGAGCTCGCGCACCGAGCTGCTGGCCTACGCGAAGAAACACGGCATCCCGGTGCCGGTCACCGCGGCGAAGCCGTACAGCAGCGACCGCAACCTCTTTCACATCTCCTACGAAGGGGGCGTGCTGGAAGACCCGTGGAACGCATATAAAGAGGATATGTTCCTGCTGACGGTAAGTCCCGAAAAAGCCCCCAACAAGCCCGCCTATATCGAGATCGGTTTCAAGAACGGCAATCCAGTGAGCATCGACGGCGTGAAATATTCGCCCTACCAGATCATCGACAGGCTCAACGCCATCGGCGGCAGGAACGGCATCGGCCGCGCCGACGTGGTGGAAAACCGCGTTACCGGCATGAAGAGCCGCGGCGTGTACGAAACCCCCGGCGGCACCATCCTGCACGAGGCGCGGGTGGCGCTTACCGCCATCACGCAGGACGCCGAGATCGGCGCCATCCGGCGCGAACTGATGCCGCGCTACGCGCGGATGATCTACTTCGGCTTCTGGTTCAGCCCCGAGCGCGAAATGCTCCAGCGCCTGTTCGACGACGCGGCAAGCGTGGTTAACGGCGACGTGCGGCTGAAGCTCTACAAGGGGAACGTCACCGTGATGGGGCGCAGGAGCAAGAACTCGCTCTACGCCGAAAAGGTCGCCACCTTCGAGGCGGGCGGCACCTACCAGCACTCCGACGCCACCGGCTTCATCCGGCTCAACGCGCTGCGGCTGAAAATCCGCAACGCCATCCGCAAGTAGTCCGCCGTTTTTTCCCGGGTGGGTACACAATTTATTGTGTACATCGGCCCCGCGGGCCGAAACCTCTTGGCGCTGACGCGCCAATGTACACAATAAATTGTGTACCCACCGCTCATCCCCCCCCATTTCCCCCACGCCCCCCGCATGCGGTATGATTGCGCGATATGATGTTTGAACTGTTCATGAGCCTGCGCTACCTCAAGGCGAAGCGGCGGCAGGCCTTTATCTCCCTCATCACCTGGATTTCCGTCGGCGGCATCGCCGTGGGGGTGATGGCGCTCATCGTCGTCATATCCGTCATGACCGGCATGCAGAACGAACTGCGCGACAAAATCCTCGGCACCTACTCCCACATCGTCATCCTCAACTCGTTCGAATCGAACATAAAGGATCACGAAGCGGTGGTCAAAAAAGTCAAAGAAAACCCCCGCGTGAAGGCCGCCGCGCCGTACATCTACGGCGAAATGCTGGCCTCTTCCGACGCCCGCTCGGCGGGGGCGGTGCTGCGCGGCGTCGATCCAACGGCGGAAGCGGAAGTTACCGACCTGCGCCGCTATATGCGGGACGGCGACATGAAAACGGCGCTCACCACGCACTACGCCGATGGCGAGTTCACCCGCAGCGGCGTGATACTGGGAGACGCGCTGGCCCACACGCTCGGCGTGATGCCGGGGGACTCGGTGAACCTCATCAGCCCCAAAGGGCGGATGACGCCGATGGGGATGGCGCCGAAGATCGAAAAGTTCCGCGTGGCGGGAACATTCCACTCCGGGATGTACCAGTACGACAGCGGCATGGTGGTGGTATCGCTGGCCGCCGCGCAGGAATTCATGAACATGCCGGACCGGGTATCGGGCGTGGAGGTGAAAGTGGACGACATCTACGCCGCCGCCGATATCGCCCGCCAACTGGAAAAAAGCCTCGGTCTCCCCTATTACGCCCGCGACTGGATGGAGATGAACCAAAATCTTTTTTACGCGCTTAAACTGGAAAAAACCGCGATCTTCATCATCCTCGTGCTCATCGTGTTCGTGGCGGCGTTCAACATCGTCAGCACGATGATCATGGTGGTGATGGAAAAAGGGCGCGACATCGCCATCCTGAAATCGATGGGAGCCACGCGCCGGATGATCATGCGCATCTTTTTCATGGAAGGATTCCTGATCGGCCTGATGGGAACCGTGGCGGGGAACGTCCTGGGCTACGGACTTTGCATCGCGCTGCAAAAATACCAGTTCATCAAAATCCCGTCGGACATCTACAGCGCAAAAACGCTGGCGGTAACGATGGACCCGATGGACTTCCTGTTGATTTCCGCCAGCGCGCTCGCCATCAGCGCCCTCTCGGCGGTCTACCCCGCGTGGAACGCCAGCCGCCTCGACCCCGCCGAAGCGCTACGCTACGAATGATGCCTCGCGCTTGTCATCCTGAGCCGCAGGCGAGGGATATCTTTCCGGGTAGGTGCGACTTCAGTCGCACATTGGCGCGAAGCGCCAAGAGAGAGATCGGCCCTACGGGCCGATTGTGCGACTGAAGTCGCACCTACCCCGACCAGGGATTCTTCGTTGCACTCAGAATGACAAAACCGGGAAGCGCTACGCTACGAATAGATTTCCGCTCTTCTTTTTAAATACGATCACTTTGTCGACAACAACGTCCACATCGTAACCGGCGATATCGCCCAACACCTCCAGCGAGCGGTAGCCGAAGAACGTAACGTGCGTCTGGTCGTCCTTATACCACCACTCCTTGAACCGCGCGGCGGCGTCGGGCGCGTTGATAAAGGCCTCGGTCAACAGCGTGGTGAAGAGCATGATGCCGCCGGGGGCGAGAACTTTTTCCATCTCGCGCAACTCATCCCACAGGTTCGGCAGGTGCTCGATGACTTCCACGCCGACGATCACATCGAATTTATGGAAATATTTTTGATCTTTCAGGAACCCGTGCAGCATCGGCTCCAGCGGTGTGCAATCCAGCCCCCGCTTGCGTAATTCATCGGTGAGCGCGCCGCTGCCCGCGCCGAAATCGAGGATGTGGCGCGGCTCGTGATACCGCCGGATGATTTGCAGAATCGCCTCCGCCTGTTCTTTCCAAAACTCGGACTGCTGGTTTCCCCACTGCGATTTGTAATGTTTCTCCTGTTCAGGAGGCGGCGCGGTTTCGTTGGTAAAAATGAGCGAACAGTTGCCGCAGCGGTAAAACGTGCGGGCATCCCGGTAAAAAACCTCCGATGCCCTGTTACATACCCGGCATGGCGGTTTCGGCATTGTTCACCCCTTCAGCAGCGATGAGATATCGACGGCGGGAATATCGGCAGGCGTTGCGAACTGCTCAAACTGCGCGCTCCCCGCGCCTTGCAACAGCAGTTGAACCGGTATCCCCATCCCGCGGTTTCCCACAAAGCCGCCAATGGGCAACTGCGGCCAGTGAAGTATCTGCGCGTGGTCAAGGCAGTGCCAAAACGTCTGCTCATAGTTCACCCACGGTATTTCGCGGTAGAGATATTCTTTTTGGAACGCCCCGCTTTGCACGATCCACGCGGGGTCGGCGATGAAGCACTGCGTGGCGGCCCCCATCAGGTAGTTGCCGTTATCCTTGTTTTGCGCGTACAGCGGGTGGCCAACGGCATCCTTGGAATCGCGCATCGGCCTCCCCAACAGCTTCGCCAGCATCTTCCGCCCGCTTTTTTCCAGCGCGGCAACGCCGTCATCGATCATAAAATCGCCGTCGACAAAGTACCGGCCGGTAAGCTTGAAACAGTGGCGGTGCCCCCGCGCGTGCGAAAGGTGCAGCCCGTCGCGCACCAGCGTGGCCTCCCCCGCGTTCTTGCCGGGGTTGACGGTGCCGCGGAGAAAAAGCGTCCGCTCCGGGCAAAACCCCAGAATCTTCTCGGTCGGAATCTTGTCGGGCGGCGAGTTATCGGCGATTATCAGCTCATACGGCTGGCGGACATGCCGCTTGACGCTGAGGATGCAGTTCACCAGTTCTTCCACGCGCGCGCCGAAAACCTCTTTCGTGATCCCCTCATACCAGCAAGTGCTGGTGAGCAGGACGCCGATCATTTCCCCACCGCGTAGTCAAGCGGGTCTTCGATGCCCGCCTCTTTGAACCCCTTGAGGCGGATCAGGCAGCTATCACACCGGCCGCACGCTTTGCCGTCCGGCGCGGGGGAGTAGCAGCTGTGCGTCAGGCTGAAATCGACTTCCAATGCGTCCCCCAACTGGAATATTTCCGCCTTGGTGAGGCCGATGAGCGGCGTGTGGATTTTTATCGCCGTCTTTCCTTCCACCCCCATCTTGGTCGCCAGCCGCGCCATCTTCTCGAACGCCTCTATGTACTCCGGACGGCAGTCGGGATAGCCGCTGTAGTCCAGCGCGTTGACGCCGATGTAGATATCGCCCGCGCCAAGGCTTTCGGCCCAGCCGAGCGCGAGCGCGAGGAAGATGGTGTTGCGCGCGGGAACGTAGGTGACCGGGATGCCATCCGCCATTTCCCCCGCCGAACGCCCGGCGGGCACATCGATATCGGCGGTGAGGGCCGAGCCGCCGATAGGCCGCAGGTCGGCGTTCAGCAGCAGATGCCTGGCGTCGAAACGGGCCGCCTGTTTCGCGGCCATCGCCAGCTCGGCGCGGTGGCGCTGCCCGTAGTCGATGGTGAGCGCGCACGGCTCGAAGCCGTCGCGCCGGGCGCACGCCAGCGCCGTGGCGCTATCCGCGCCGCCGGAAAGGAGCACCACCGCTTTTTTAGCCATCCCTTGTTAAAACTTTATCACGGGTGCCGCCGTTACGGCCAATCGTCAATTTTAGCCGTTTCAATTCGTCCGCCGTATATTGGGGAAACTCCCCCCGCCGCTCCGCCAGCGCCATTGCTTCAATCAACGCCGCGGCCGTGACCAAATCAGTTGCCACATCCACGTCGGTGAGTTCTTCCAGTAAATTCACCGTGCCGCCGAGACGCACTATCTCGCGGCAGAGGTTCACAAGTTCCGCCCCGCCGCCAAAAACTTTTTCCCAATCGGGGCGTATGCCCGCGCGCAATCCGATGAGATACAAACCCCCTTCGCCGGAGGGGCCGAGCGCCGCGCCGTTCCCGTGCAGCGTGGCGAACGCGGCGTCCACTATGCGGCTTTGCAGATGTGGGCTGTCGCTGCCGATCATCACCAGCCGCGCGGCCCCCATTTTTTCCGCCGTGGCGAAAGAGGCGGCGATCCGCTCTGAAAAGACGCCTTCCGCCTGCGGCATCATGACGAGGCGGCCGGCGGCAAAATATCTTTGCGCGATGGCGGCCATCCGTTGCCCGGCGGAGGCGGGCGTGTAATTCAGGAAAATTTTGCCCGCGCGGCTGTTGGCGGCGCATTGGAGGACATCGTTGAGAAACGCTTCATAGAGCGCGCAAACGTCTTCGGGCGAAAGCGGCGCGGTGGCCGCAAGCCTCGTCTTCACCTCACCCGCCACCGGGGCCTTGGCGAAGACGATGAGGCATTCCATCGTCAGCCGAGCATTTTTTCCACGATGCCGGAGACGGCGCGAAGCGCGTCGTCCAGCTTGGTTCCGTCCGGGCCGCCCGCCTGCGCCATATCGGGCCGTCCCCCGCCGCCGCCGCCGGTGATGGCGGCCGCTTCTTTCACGATGGCCCCGGCCTGCAGCTTGCCCACGAGGTCTTTGGTGACGCCGATGCAGATCGCCGCCTTGCCGCCGCTCACGCAGCCCGCGGCGATAACGCCGGAGCCGATTTTCACTTTCATCTCGTCCACCAGTTCGCGCAGCGAGCCGCCGTCCATCTCGCCAAAATTGCGGAACCGCACCTTGACCCCTTTAACCTCGCGCTCTTCGCCGGCCGCTTCGCCCCCGGCGCCGCCGCGCGCTTTTTCGTTTTGCAGCTTCTTGACGGTTTTTTCCAGTTCCTTGCCCTTGTCGAGCAGTTTTTGCACCCGGTCGGGCGCGTCTTCGGGGCGGCACTTCACCATGCCGGATACTTCTTTCAGCTTCGCTTCCAACTCGGCGAAATACTCGAACGCCTTTTCGCCGGTGACCGCCTCGATGCGGCGGATGCCGGCGGCGACGCCGGTTTCGGCAATGATTTTAAACACGCCGATCTGGCCGGCGCTGGCGGCGTGCGTGCCGCCGCAGAGTTCTTTCGAGAAGCCGGGCATTTCCACCACGCGCACGGACGCGCCGTACTTTTCGCCGAACAGCGCGGTCGCCCCGCCGTCCATCGCCTTTTCCACATCCATCTCCACGGTGGCGACCGGCAGGTCTTCCCGTATCATCCGGTTCACGATGTTCTCGACTTCGCGCAACTCTTCGTGCGTGGTGGCTGTGTAGTGCGAGAAGTCGAAGCGGAGCCGCTCGTGGTTCACCGCCGAGCCGGACTGCTTGACGTGCTCGCCCAGCACCTGCCGCAGGGCGGCCTGCAGCATGTGCGTGGCGGTATGGTTGCGCCGGGTGGCGGCCCGCTCGTCGCCATACAGCTTCGCGTGGACGCGCTGCCCGGCCTTGAATTCGCCGTCCATCACCTCCACAACGTGCGCGGTCATGTCGAGCGCCTTCCGGGTATCGATCACGCGGGCCATGCCGCTGTCGGCCTCGATGACGCCGCGATCCCCCATCTGGCCGCCCGATTCGGCGTAGAACGGGGTCTTATCGAGGATGATCTCGCCTTTGTCCCCTTTCGCCAAGCGGTCGGCGCGGGCGTCCCCTTTTATCAAGACTTTCACCACGGCGTCTTCTTCCGCCGAGGCGTAACCGGTGAAGACGGTCTTTTCGGTATCCAGCCCCTTGTACTTGGC
The Nitrospinota bacterium DNA segment above includes these coding regions:
- the queC gene encoding 7-cyano-7-deazaguanine synthase QueC, which codes for MAKKAVVLLSGGADSATALACARRDGFEPCALTIDYGQRHRAELAMAAKQAARFDARHLLLNADLRPIGGSALTADIDVPAGRSAGEMADGIPVTYVPARNTIFLALALGWAESLGAGDIYIGVNALDYSGYPDCRPEYIEAFEKMARLATKMGVEGKTAIKIHTPLIGLTKAEIFQLGDALEVDFSLTHSCYSPAPDGKACGRCDSCLIRLKGFKEAGIEDPLDYAVGK
- a CDS encoding lipoprotein-releasing ABC transporter permease subunit — protein: MMFELFMSLRYLKAKRRQAFISLITWISVGGIAVGVMALIVVISVMTGMQNELRDKILGTYSHIVILNSFESNIKDHEAVVKKVKENPRVKAAAPYIYGEMLASSDARSAGAVLRGVDPTAEAEVTDLRRYMRDGDMKTALTTHYADGEFTRSGVILGDALAHTLGVMPGDSVNLISPKGRMTPMGMAPKIEKFRVAGTFHSGMYQYDSGMVVVSLAAAQEFMNMPDRVSGVEVKVDDIYAAADIARQLEKSLGLPYYARDWMEMNQNLFYALKLEKTAIFIILVLIVFVAAFNIVSTMIMVVMEKGRDIAILKSMGATRRMIMRIFFMEGFLIGLMGTVAGNVLGYGLCIALQKYQFIKIPSDIYSAKTLAVTMDPMDFLLISASALAISALSAVYPAWNASRLDPAEALRYE
- a CDS encoding argininosuccinate synthase encodes the protein MAEKVVLAYSGGLDTSVILKWLKEERGYDVVAFAADIGQKEELGGVPAKAKRTGALKCLISDLREEFAKDFIFPMLRAGAIYEERYLLGTSIARPLIAKEQVRIALKENANAVAHGATGKGNDQVRFELTYAALAPQLKVVAPWREWDLSSRTELLAYAKKHGIPVPVTAAKPYSSDRNLFHISYEGGVLEDPWNAYKEDMFLLTVSPEKAPNKPAYIEIGFKNGNPVSIDGVKYSPYQIIDRLNAIGGRNGIGRADVVENRVTGMKSRGVYETPGGTILHEARVALTAITQDAEIGAIRRELMPRYARMIYFGFWFSPEREMLQRLFDDAASVVNGDVRLKLYKGNVTVMGRRSKNSLYAEKVATFEAGGTYQHSDATGFIRLNALRLKIRNAIRK
- the argF gene encoding ornithine carbamoyltransferase, giving the protein MHKDFLKLSDHTPETVRHLVNEAVKMKKKPDGKKPLTGKTIGLIFTKSSTRTRTAFEAGMYQLGGHVVNLRPDEIQLTRGETHHDTAKVMSRYLDGLVVRTFAQDDVEALAQYASIPVINALTDKYHPCQAIADYATLLDNKKTLKGLTLAYIGDGNNVAHSLILGGALLGVSVAVATPKNYRPAEDVWKTALDIAKKTGAKLTLTGKPAEAAKNADALYTDVWVSMGQEAETKKRRNDFAGYIIDQALLKKAASGCIVMHCLPAHRGEEIAADVIDGPQSVVFDQAEYKLHAQKAVLKLFVGDT
- a CDS encoding class I SAM-dependent methyltransferase, producing MPKPPCRVCNRASEVFYRDARTFYRCGNCSLIFTNETAPPPEQEKHYKSQWGNQQSEFWKEQAEAILQIIRRYHEPRHILDFGAGSGALTDELRKRGLDCTPLEPMLHGFLKDQKYFHKFDVIVGVEVIEHLPNLWDELREMEKVLAPGGIMLFTTLLTEAFINAPDAAARFKEWWYKDDQTHVTFFGYRSLEVLGDIAGYDVDVVVDKVIVFKKKSGNLFVA
- a CDS encoding glycosyltransferase translates to MECLIVFAKAPVAGEVKTRLAATAPLSPEDVCALYEAFLNDVLQCAANSRAGKIFLNYTPASAGQRMAAIAQRYFAAGRLVMMPQAEGVFSERIAASFATAEKMGAARLVMIGSDSPHLQSRIVDAAFATLHGNGAALGPSGEGGLYLIGLRAGIRPDWEKVFGGGAELVNLCREIVRLGGTVNLLEELTDVDVATDLVTAAALIEAMALAERRGEFPQYTADELKRLKLTIGRNGGTRDKVLTRDG